CTAATTTTTAATAGCCTTAATATTTTCACTTAACATATTGATATTCAGCATTAGCATTAGATATTCTAAAAACAGACCTCCCCTTTAAAAATTGAAACTTAGTTGCCACTTTGGTAGTGGTTCTTTTTAAGGTAAGTAATAAAAATGAAGAGATTAATTAAAAACACATTTGGAGCGTTATTTGTAATTGTAATTATACTTTTATTTATTAAAACATTAATTACAAATTGGACTAAAATACAAAGCTTTCAGTTTGATTTAAATATACCTTTATATTTTTTTTCAACTTTGATTCTTATACTTGTAATTTTTTTATGGGGAGCACTTTGGAATTTATTATTAAGAGATTTAAACTCTAAGCAATTATCATTTCATGAAAGCTTTAAAATACAAGTACAAGCATGGTTTGGGAAGTATATACCTGGAAAAGTAGGGTTGGTTGGGATAAAATTCTATCTAGGGAAAAAAAAAAGCATTAATAGTACAACTTTAGGTATTTCGACAATTTATGAAAATATTTTTCAGATAGTTACTGCATTTTTAGTAAGTGTACCTATATTATTCTATTTTTCATTAAAAGAATTGGGAGAAAATCCCTTTTTGTATCAAATATTGCCTTTACTATTTATTGTAGGATTATTTATATTCATACATCCTAAGGTGTTTTTTTATTTTATAAACTTAGGTTTAAAACTTATAAAAAAACAACCTATCTCAAAAAAATACTTTTTAACATCAGGCCAAATTGTTAAATATGTAATTTTATATTCTATTGGAATAATTGCAAACGGTATTGCTTTCTTCCTCTTTATTCAGTCAATAACTCCTTTGTCTTTAGAATATCTAATACCAACTATTGGCGTTTTCAATTTTGCTGGAGTAATTGGGTTATTAGCGATATTTGTTCCAGCAGGCCTTGGAGTTAGAGAAGGTCTTATTGTTCTGCTTTTACAAGC
Above is a genomic segment from Bacteroidales bacterium containing:
- a CDS encoding flippase-like domain-containing protein; the protein is MKRLIKNTFGALFVIVIILLFIKTLITNWTKIQSFQFDLNIPLYFFSTLILILVIFLWGALWNLLLRDLNSKQLSFHESFKIQVQAWFGKYIPGKVGLVGIKFYLGKKKSINSTTLGISTIYENIFQIVTAFLVSVPILFYFSLKELGENPFLYQILPLLFIVGLFIFIHPKVFFYFINLGLKLIKKQPISKKYFLTSGQIVKYVILYSIGIIANGIAFFLFIQSITPLSLEYLIPTIGVFNFAGVIGLLAIFVPAGLGVREGLIVLLLQAYMPLEIVIFISILSRLWITVADGILGIYVLLVKNFHKK